Proteins encoded by one window of Haliotis asinina isolate JCU_RB_2024 chromosome 6, JCU_Hal_asi_v2, whole genome shotgun sequence:
- the LOC137287390 gene encoding proteasomal ATPase-associated factor 1-like isoform X2, with protein sequence MAAPMERMILQSDWQYSLREEKGRAWITYKDCPSVHGHLDTQGMSGEGLPELTGTDGFTVQDISKYTLTAQYSGELGCLTRKFVAPQISFSAIHKQNKSVPCVDVTAGGLGVSCDSGNQLLVWQTSDGEVRRRLEGHKGDVYTCRFFPSGVVILTGGADMQLKIWSAETAKCAATLVGHTAGILETAVIDRGRNIVSCSRDGTAKLWDVGQSSVLTTFKDCGGIVNSCSVEVTDNSIDLGAPDNPPSEREVSTEGRMLLLGCENATLQGYGLRSRQKIFELDCHSAVNVVAFLSDVQAVCGTQDGHLTIVDIRNVRVPLKEWQESRSAILSLLPHKQGFFASTGDGSCFYVDERQETRVELTGADCDPVYKTVCDGTHVYTSCRDGTIRRYSLLHV encoded by the exons AGAAGAGAAGGGTCGTGCATGGATAACCTACAAAG ACTGTCCCAGTGTGCATGGCCACCTGGACACACAGGGCATGTCCGGGGAAGGTCTTCCAGAACTCACTGGTACAGATGGCTTTACTGTACAGGACATCTCAAAA TACACACTAACAGCCCAATACAGCGGGGAGCTCGGCTGCCTCACCAGGAAGTTTGTGGCCCCACAGATCTCATTCTCAGCAATACATAAACAGAACAAAAGT GTACCATGTGTGGACGTGACAGCCGGTGGTCTGGgtgtgtcatgtgacagtgGGAACCAGCTCCTGGTGTGGCAGACCAGTGATGGAGAAGTGAGG CGGAGACTTGAAGGCCACAAGGGTGACGTGTACACTTGCCGGTTCTTCCCCTCCGGCGTGGTGATCCTGACCGGTGGGGCAGACATGCAACTCAAGATATGGTCGGCAGAGACGGCAAAGTGTGCAGCAACACTAGTGGGGCATACAGCTG GTATCCTGGAGACAGCAGTGATCGATAGAGGTCGGAACATAGTGTCCTGCAGCAGGGACGGCACCGCCAAACTGTGGGATGTAGGTCAGAgttcagtgttgacaactttcAAGGACTGTGGCGGCATCGTGAACAGCTGCTCCGTGGAAGTAACGGACAACTCCATAGATCTTGGTGCACCTGACAACCCTCCCA GTGAGAGAGAGGTGTCAACAGAAGGCAGGATGCTGCTTTTGGGATGTGAGAATGCTACACTGCAGGGCTACGGGCTACGCAGTCGTCAGAAG ATATTTGAACTTGACTGTCACTCAGCTGTCAATGTTGTTGCCTTCCTATCAGACGTTCAGGCAGTATGTGGGACGCAGGATGGTCACTTGACCATTgttgacatcagaaatgtgag AGTGCCGCTGAAGGAATGGCAGGAGTCTCGGTCGGCCATCTTGTCTCTGCTGCCTCACAAACAGGGCTTTTTTGCATCAACAG GAGACGGTTCCTGCTTCTATGTAGATGAGCGCCAAGAGACGAGGGTTGAGCTGACCGGTGCGGATTGCGACCCAGTGTACAAGACTGTGTGTGATGGTACCCATGTGTACACCTCCTGCCGAGATGGCACCATAAGGCGCTACAGTCTGCTACATGTCTGA
- the LOC137287390 gene encoding proteasomal ATPase-associated factor 1-like isoform X1, producing the protein MAAPMERMILQSDWQYSLREEKGRAWITYKGTNCPSVHGHLDTQGMSGEGLPELTGTDGFTVQDISKYTLTAQYSGELGCLTRKFVAPQISFSAIHKQNKSVPCVDVTAGGLGVSCDSGNQLLVWQTSDGEVRRRLEGHKGDVYTCRFFPSGVVILTGGADMQLKIWSAETAKCAATLVGHTAGILETAVIDRGRNIVSCSRDGTAKLWDVGQSSVLTTFKDCGGIVNSCSVEVTDNSIDLGAPDNPPSEREVSTEGRMLLLGCENATLQGYGLRSRQKIFELDCHSAVNVVAFLSDVQAVCGTQDGHLTIVDIRNVRVPLKEWQESRSAILSLLPHKQGFFASTGDGSCFYVDERQETRVELTGADCDPVYKTVCDGTHVYTSCRDGTIRRYSLLHV; encoded by the exons AGAAGAGAAGGGTCGTGCATGGATAACCTACAAAGGTACAA ACTGTCCCAGTGTGCATGGCCACCTGGACACACAGGGCATGTCCGGGGAAGGTCTTCCAGAACTCACTGGTACAGATGGCTTTACTGTACAGGACATCTCAAAA TACACACTAACAGCCCAATACAGCGGGGAGCTCGGCTGCCTCACCAGGAAGTTTGTGGCCCCACAGATCTCATTCTCAGCAATACATAAACAGAACAAAAGT GTACCATGTGTGGACGTGACAGCCGGTGGTCTGGgtgtgtcatgtgacagtgGGAACCAGCTCCTGGTGTGGCAGACCAGTGATGGAGAAGTGAGG CGGAGACTTGAAGGCCACAAGGGTGACGTGTACACTTGCCGGTTCTTCCCCTCCGGCGTGGTGATCCTGACCGGTGGGGCAGACATGCAACTCAAGATATGGTCGGCAGAGACGGCAAAGTGTGCAGCAACACTAGTGGGGCATACAGCTG GTATCCTGGAGACAGCAGTGATCGATAGAGGTCGGAACATAGTGTCCTGCAGCAGGGACGGCACCGCCAAACTGTGGGATGTAGGTCAGAgttcagtgttgacaactttcAAGGACTGTGGCGGCATCGTGAACAGCTGCTCCGTGGAAGTAACGGACAACTCCATAGATCTTGGTGCACCTGACAACCCTCCCA GTGAGAGAGAGGTGTCAACAGAAGGCAGGATGCTGCTTTTGGGATGTGAGAATGCTACACTGCAGGGCTACGGGCTACGCAGTCGTCAGAAG ATATTTGAACTTGACTGTCACTCAGCTGTCAATGTTGTTGCCTTCCTATCAGACGTTCAGGCAGTATGTGGGACGCAGGATGGTCACTTGACCATTgttgacatcagaaatgtgag AGTGCCGCTGAAGGAATGGCAGGAGTCTCGGTCGGCCATCTTGTCTCTGCTGCCTCACAAACAGGGCTTTTTTGCATCAACAG GAGACGGTTCCTGCTTCTATGTAGATGAGCGCCAAGAGACGAGGGTTGAGCTGACCGGTGCGGATTGCGACCCAGTGTACAAGACTGTGTGTGATGGTACCCATGTGTACACCTCCTGCCGAGATGGCACCATAAGGCGCTACAGTCTGCTACATGTCTGA